AATCCTGGAACTGTAATCTTATTTTTATTTTTGCTATATGCATGCTTCATGCCTTCTTCAAAGCGTTCTGCATCAACTTCAATGGTAAGTTTCACCATGCTTTTTTCTAGTGTTTCTACATTAACGTTCATTTAAAATTGTTCCTCCTTAATTTATATAGTAGGAAAGTCATTTTCTTCCCTTTTTATTTCTTTGAAGATGAAGTGTGCTGTTATAAATTAATTCACTCTATATAAAAGGGCATAGCTGTTCCTATTTAACCATTTGTATATTATACCATAGTGATTATGATAAATCTACACATTTTTACTATTATCTAAAATTACTAATTAAGACTTCTTACATAATTGTTACTCTAAAGAATCTTAAATTTTTGATTAATCAGTCACATTAATAAAGTATTGTTTTTTTATTAAGATTTTATACACCTATTTCTAAAAATAGGTTTTTTTAACATAAATGATACTGAATCTACGACTGGTTAATTATACTATAGCATATTAATAATACGCAATAAAAAAATCCCAGAAATGTTATCTCTAGGATTTTAATATATTTTCATAAACATTTTTTTCAAATGATTAATAAGAACCACCTGAAGACATAGATTGCTCTTGTTTTTCAATCATTCTCTTAACCATTTCTCCACCTACTGAACCAGCTTGAGCAGAAGTTAAATCACCATTATAACCTTGTTTCAAGTTAACATTAAGTTCATTAGCTATTTCATACTTAAACTTGTTTAGTGCATCTGTTGCTTGCTTGTTATATGCCATTTAAAATCACCTCCGTAATGATAGTATTAACTATAATTCATTTTTTACTATGGTATTTGTAACCATTTTCAAAACCAATTATTACATATGATTTTAAAAGGATTATAAGTTATAATCTTATTATGCAAAAGTTGATGCAAATGCTTTATCATATTGTCTTCGTATAGATTATTACTAGTTATTTAATCTTATTACTTAATTTTATTATATGCATTCAAATAAAAAAACAAATAAATTTTGACATACATTTTTTTGAAAAACTGTTGATTTTTAACTAATTTTAGATATTATTAAATAATACTATATTTTTTTAGGAGGTCTTTTAATGACTACATATCTAGAATATTACAATAATTATCTTTCACCAAAATTAAAAGAAATAGACTTGTTTTTAAAAACACAAGAAAAAGATGTTATTGAAATGGGTATTGTCTCACAACTACTGGAAATCTCAAATGAAGAGATTAAAAAAATAATGGATACTAATGGTATTGATAATATAAGTAAACATTCCTTCATAATGATAATGTTCTATGGAAGTAGCGACATATGTAAATTATTCTCTAGAGAAGTGAAACGTAAGGTTCTTGATTCTTACAGTCCTTCTGATATTTCATATATTTATCAGATACCTTACGAAAATGTTATACAAGCAGCCGAAGAAGCAAGTATCGAAAATATAACAACAAAAAATATCAATAAATTATTTTCATACATATATGTTTAGAAGATTTTTATCTAATCTCTCTTATACGTGATATGATATTTCCAACAAAACAATAATTATATAAAATCTACTTAATATATAACATTATTTCATAAAAAATGAAGTTCTACTACCGCATATGGAAATCTAATTTCATATACAAAAAAGTAGAACTTTTTTATTGGTATTCATCATATTCTATTAAAAATTAAAATTACTAAAATTAAAGACTACATAGCTTAAAGAGCTGTATAGTCTTTTATCTTTTATTTTATATTAATATAAAGCATTCCATTTTTCTATTTCCTCATCATTACCATATATGAAATGACCTGGATCAACTTCTACCCATTTTGGTAGGTTTTTAGTATAATCATGTTCAACTTCTGGTTTGTAAGCATGACGTCTTCTTGTTCGTTCAGTAATAGGATCTGGCAATGGAATAGCTGATAATAACGATCTAGTGTATGGGTGCAAAGGTTTTTCAAATAGTTGCTTACTAGTTGTAAGTTCCATAAGTTTACCTTTATACATAACAGCAATTCTATCACTTATATACTTAACCATAGATAAATCATGGGCAATAAATAAGTATGTCAATCCTCTTTTTTGCTTTAATTCATTCATTAAGTTAACAACTTGAGCCTGAATAGAAACATCAAGTGCTGATATAGGTTCATCAGCTATAATAAACTTAGGCTCAACAGCCATAGCCCTAGCTATACCTATTCTTTGTCTTTGACCACCTGAGAATTCATGAGGATAACGATCTGCATGCTGCTCATTAAGCCCAACAATGTTTAACATTTCTATTATTTTTTCTCTTCTCTCGGTTTTGTTTTTAACCAACTTATGAATATCTAATCCTTCAGCTATAATATCTTCAACTTTCATACGTGGATTGAGACATGCCATAGGGTCTTGAAATATCATTTGCATATTTCTATTAACATTGGCAACAACTTTTTTAGGGACTTTACCATCAATCCTGTCCCCTTCCATAAATACTTTTCCACCTGTAGGATCATATAGTCTAATCATTGTCCTACCAGTAGTAGATTTACCTGAACCCGATTCTCCAACTAAACCAAAGGTTTCACCTTTATATATTTTAAATGAAACATCATCTACAGCTTTTACTACACTTTTTCTACCTAATTTAAAGTATTGCTTTAGATTTTGAATTTCAACTAATACTTCTTTTTCAGCCATTAGTTATTCACCTCTTTCAAACGTTCTCTACGTTTAATAATAACTTCAGGTGGCTTTACTTCAGGTGCATATTCATGCAATAACCAAGTAGCTGCCTTATGAGTATCAGTTATATCAAACAATGGAGGTTGTTCTTCAAAATCTACTTCCATAGCATATTTACTTCTTAAAGCAAATGCATCACCAGTAGGTGGCTTAATTAGGTTAGGAGGAGTACCTGGTATAGCATATAATGCTCCTTCAGTTTCTAGGTCCGGCATTGAACCAATAAGACCCCATGTGTATGGATGTCTTGGATCATAGAAAATCTCATCACTTGTGCCTATTTCAACCAACTTACCAGCGTACATAACAGCAACTCTATCCGCTACATTTGCTACTACACCAAGGTCATGAGTTATAAATATAACTGAAGCTCCAATCTTCTTCTGTAGATCTTTAACTAAATCAAGTATCTGTGCTTGAATCGTTACATCAAGAGCAGTAGTTGGTTCATCAGCTATTAATATAGTTGGTTCACAAGCTAATGCTATAGCAATAACAATTCTTTGTCTCATACCACCAGAAAATTGGTGAGGATATTGTTTCATCCTTTTTCTAGGCTCAGGAATTCCAACCATATCAATAAGTTTAACTGCCTTTTCAAAAGCTTCTAATTTAGATGCTTTTTGATGAAGTCTAATAACTTCCATTATCTGTTTACCTATAGTCATTGTAGGATCTAATGATGTCATTGGATCTTGAAATATCATAGCCATCTTATTCCCTCTGACTGAGTGAAGATGAGTTTCTTTCATCTTAGTAATATCATTATCTTCAAATAAAATATGTCCATTCTTATAATAACCATTATCAGCTAGTAAACCCATAACTCCTTTAACCGTTACAGACTTACCGGAACCCGATTCTCCAACTATAGCTAATGTTTCTCCTTTAAATAAATCAAAAGATATACCTCTAACAGCCTGCACATCACCTGCATAAGTCCTGAAAGAGATCTCTAAATCTTTAACTTGTAATACTTTTTCTTTATTCATAATCTCTCTCCTTTCTATCTCATACGTGGGTCTAATGCGTCTCTAAGTCCGTTAGCTAACAAGTTGATAGATAACATAATTATTGACATTATCGTTGCGGGTATCAGTAACATAGAAGGTATTGTTTGGAAAGAATCATAACCATTATTTACCAATACACCTAATGATGACATTGGTATTGGTAAACCAATTCCTATAAATGTTAAGAAAGCTTCATAAAAAATTGCACCAGGAATGGAAAAAGTCGCCATTACTAATATCTGCCCTATTATATTAGGGAATAAATGCTTTCTCATCAGCCTTCTTTTAGTTGCTCCTAGAGTTCTAGAGGCTAATATATATTCTTGTTCTCTAAGTTTTAGTATTTGAGATCTAACTACTCTTGCTACACCTATCCAGTTAGTCAAACTCATTGCAACTATTAATATTATCAATCTAATGGTAGATTGCGTCTGATCTCCCGGTATAATCGAATCTATCAGAACTTCTATCCGATCAGAGATACTTATAAATATAACCATCAGTACTAAAGCAGGAATACTACCCAACACTTCAGTAATACGCATCATTACTGTATCCACTTTTGTACCACCATAAAATCCCGATATAGTACCATATAAAATACCAATAGTGAAATCTAGTATAAGTGAACATAGCGCTATAATTAATGATACTCTAACACCAACCCATACTCTAGTCCATAAGTCTAAAGCCATTTTATCAGTACCAAACCAGAAGTATCTGTTTTTAATGTTTTGTACTGCGTAATAGTCAACATCCATTTTTATCATTTCTACTCCATATTGATCAGTATATGATTTTAGAAATTTGAATGTACCTGGCTTATATATGCAATACTCACTTACCAAATCTTCAAAAGGCATTTCTTTAACTTCATCAGTTGCTAATATTTTAATTTTAGCTGTTAAATCACCTTTATCATCTTCATAGACGTCTATAATATTAATATCAAATGGATGATAAGGTATATCTAAACGTTCTATTAACTCTTTACGTTTTAGAGGTGATTTTAAATCATTGAATTCATCAGTATTAGGTAAAAGACCTACAACTAAATCAAATGTACCTCTTTCAATAGTAGCATGACCATCAAAAATACCCAGCTTTTCTAATCCAGGTATACGTGGTGGAAGATAAGCAATATCTTTTTTGGGTATCTCTTTCCCATTGTCATCTAAAATTACAGGTGATGAATCATATGTAAATACAGAACCATCTTCATTTTTTTGATTAATTGGATTTATAGGACCAAATATCGCTAATAAGGTTAATATTATAATTGCATAAAAACCAACCATAGAAGCCTTATTTTTCCTTAATCTTCTTCTTGCGTCTTTCCAGAAAGAAATACTTTCAGTACTAATTCTATCTACATGAGAAAAGTCATGTTTCTTTAATTTGAATTTTTCCTTAGATAGTTGCATATTATACTCCACCTCCTTTTAATCTAATCCTTGGGTCAATAACACCATACAATAAGTCAACCACTAGGATAATAGAAATATATAGGAAGCTGAGAATTAAGTTAACACCTAAAATTACAAAGTAGTCATTACTAAATATACCATTTACTAATAATTTACCTAACCCAGGTACACCAAAAAACTGTTCAACAATAACACCACCAGTTAATATGTTTACAGCCATTGGTCCTACAATAGTTATTACAGGAATCAAAGCGTTCCTTAACGCATGTCTAAATATTACTTTCGGTTTGCTGAATCCTTTAGCTCTAGCTAATAAAATATAGTCACTACTTAATACTTCAACCAATTCAGAACGCATATATCTCATTGTAGATGATGTAACATATAATGATAGGGAAAGAGCTGGTAATAAACTGGAATATAAGGAATCCCAAGTTGAAATTTTCCTAAGAGCATCAACCGGATTATATATGTATGGAAACCATCCTAATTTTGTACAGAAAAAATATTGCAGAAATGCTGCCAGCACAAAGTTAGGTATAGATACTCCAATAACAGCCAATATGGTCACCAGATTATCCCAGAAGGAATTTCTATATATTGCAGCTATCGCCCCGAGAAAAATTCCAACAATAACACCAAATATTAGAGCTATTGTTCCAATTTTTACAGTATGAGGTAATTTCATTTTAACTAATTTTGAAACAGGTTGATCTTGCATTTTTAAGGAAACTCCTAAATCTTGTTTAACAATTAAATTCTTTATATACCTAAAATATTGCACATAGGATGGATCATCAAGACCATATTTAGCTTCCATCATTTCTATTTGTGCTTGAGTTATCTTAGGATTGGCAAAAGGCGAACCAGGCATTAACCTTAATAAAAAGAAGTTAATCGTTACAACAATTAGTACAGTCACAAAGATTAAGATAATCCTCTCAATTGTATAACGAATCATTAATTAACCTCCAATCAATTAATACTTTAACAAGTTAAAATACTAGTGAACATAAGTTTTGGCAGTATAAACTGCCAAAACTTTAACTAATATTAATTTTAAATTAAAAATTACTCTTCAATCTTAATCCATTTATAAACATAATCACAACCTGATTGTTGTTTAACATAATTTTTAAACTTAGGATTACTAAGTGATAATCCACTAACTTGATACAATGGAACAATTACTTGGTCATCTCCGAGTAGTATTTTTTCTAATTCTACTAATTTTTCAAAACGTTCTTTTGAGTTTGCTGGATCAGCTAATTCACCAGTCTTAGCAGATCTTATTGTTTCATCATATGTTGGATTATTATATTTACCATTATTATATTCTGAATCTGCCATAAATATCTCTAAGAAAGTTGGTGAGTCAGGATAGTCTGGACCCCATCCAGTCCAGTTCATAATGAAATCACCTTGAGCTGTTCTTGCCAATCTATCCCCCCAAGGAATAGTTGATATTTGAACTTTACATCCTGGTAGATTCTTTTCCATCTCATCTTTGATATGAGTTGCATTTTTCTTATCTTCTTCAGTATTACCAAGCATTAAATCAATTGTTACTTCTGTCATACCTAGATCACTCATAACTTCATTCCATAATTTAGTAGCTTCTTCAGGATTGTAAATATTATATCCATCTTTACCATCATATAAATCTTGCGCTACTTCACGGAAATCTTTACCATCATGATCTTTACTAGATACAAAACTTCTTGGAACAAAATAATTGGCTGCTACAGAACCGTTTTTAAGAACAACATCTGTAATATATGATTTATCAATAGCGTAATTGACAGCCTTTCTAGCTCTAGCATCTTGTAATACTTTTCTGGCTGGAGTTAAAGCTCCATTCCAAGGGTTCATTTGTAAGTATTGGATTCCACTATCTGGTACTACTATTGCATCAGGTCTGCTACCATATTTATCAACGTTCTCACCTTTTAAACCAGTTCTATCGATTTCGCCCTCTAAATACATATTAACAGTTGTATCATTTTTAGCATCTAGAATTACACGAGAATCTATTGCGTCTAACTCAACATTATCAGCATCCCAATAATGTTCGTTTTTAACTAGATAATGTCTTTCTCCGAGTTTCCAATCTTTAAAGACATAAGCTCCATTATAAAGGAAATCTTCAGCTGTTTTACCATATTTGTCTGCTCCAACTTCATTATAGAATTTTTCATTTGCTGGATATAATGAAGGGAAACATAATAAATCAAGTAAATATGGTACAACAGATTCTAGTTCAACTTTGAAAGTATAATCATCTTCAGCTGAAATTGCAACTGTTTCAACTAGATTAGCCAATTCTACTTTAGCTTCATCAACAGAACCATAGTTCTTTTCTATATCAGCTAATAAGTTACTAACCTTATCTTCAAGTTCTTTTTTAGCAGCATCATATTGTTGTTGGGCAGTTTCTTCTTCAGTATCTTCATAATTACTAACTTTCAAGTTAGCTAATGATTTTGCATTTTTATCATGAGTAACAATCTCATTTTGTAATTTAAATGCTGTAGCACCGTTTTTAATTGCACATGTTTCAAACAAACTTGCATATTGAGCTGCTTGATCTGGATCTAATAATTTCTTCCATGCGAATACGAAGTCATTAGCTGTTACTTCACCATAAGGTTCGCCAGCATTAGTTACCCATTGTACACCTTTCTTTAAGTGGAATGTATATGTAAGTCCATCTTCTGATACATCATATGTATCTACCATTTCAGGTTTTGGTGTTCCATCAGTACCTTTGACAAATAATCCACCAAGAACATTTCCTAGGATTTGGAAAGATATATTATCTGTTGATTGCCATGAAATCAATTTAGGGATGTCTGTTACGTCAATAAGACGTAAAACCTTCTTATCATCTTGGTCTTCTGCAGGTTCTTTTGCGTCTGTCTTATCCCCTTCAGTTACACTTTCATTACTGTCAATATCAGTCGTTTTTTCCTTATCTTTGCCACCACATGCTGCTAGTGAAAGTGTCATCGTCAACACTAGTAGTAATGCTAATAATTTCTTCATAAAAATCCTCCTTTTAAAATTGTTGTTATCCCACCCTAGATATTATTTTTTTATGTATCATTTTAGTCGGGTTTTCTACAATTTTGCAGTACTCTGTGACTAATAATGCAAAATTATACTTAAATAATTATATATCATATTTTTGTCATTGTAAAGGTTTTGTTAATAGGTTAACATATCACAACTGTAGCGTATCATAGTATTTTTGTAATAAATTCATCATTTATTTTTGTCGATAAATAGGTGATTATGTTACTTAAAGTCTATCTGAATCTGGTTGTCTCATCTTTTGCGTATTATTACCCCCAAATGCAAAAGTATTATATGTTGAATTATAAAATATTATGTTATAATATTTATGTTAATCCTAAATATCATAAAGTTATATTTTAAAAAAATTAATATATTAAAATAATTGGAGGTTATTATGAAAAAAAATGCAAAAAAAATTATTCTATATATAATTATACTTACTATATTTAGTTTAATTCTCTCACTTTTTGACAAAAGAATTAATGTTGGATCCATATCACTTTATCATTTAATGTTAGAAAAGTTATTCTTAATCAATATGATTGTATTTATCGTAGCAGGAATAGTTTTTATTGACGACCAAGGTACGTTTAATGTTTTCAAATATTCAATAAAACACTATAGAGCTACAGTTTCTAAAAAATATAAATATACTTTACAGAAAGAATTTTCTTTAAAATCTCCACAAGACATTAAAAAATATCTAAAAGAAAAATACCTTTATGCACCAAAAAAGCATAGTTCAACTACTTTATATTTTTATTGCAGTATTATTATATTAATATTTTATATTTTGTTTATCACTCTATAATTAATATTAGAGGATTTGCAAATATATTTATTAATTCGAAATAACACTTTTAATTCTTATTTGAAAGGATAATGACAACACATGGAAATTGAAAAGAAATACCTGATAACACTACCTATGAATGAAATAACGAAATATCCACACATTAATATAGAACAAGGCTACATTAGTACCAATCCTGTAATAAGAATAAGAAAAACAGATGAAACCTGCTATCTAACTTATAAATCTTCAGGCCTTATGATAAGAGAAGAATTTGAAGAAAAAATATCAAATCAACAATATGACCATTTAAAGACTAAAATAGATTTTAATCCAATCACTAAGCAACGCTATTTAATTCCTTTGGATAACTCATTAACAGTTGAATTAGATGTTTTTAGTGGTAAATTAAAAGGATTGATTGTTGCCGAAGTAGAATTTCCTAGCAAAGAAGTAGCTAATAACTTCAAACCACCTAGCTGGTTTATACAAGAAGTAACTTGTAACCCTCAATTTCAGAACAGTAATTTATGTAAAGAAACTAATATTGATTTTCTGAATATCATTAAATAGAATCTCTTATCTAGATAATAAAGCGTTGAAACTTTTTTATTCATGTCAATATATAATGATATATATTTAACAAACCTATGTAATAATAATACATTCCATAGAAAATAAATACGTTAAATATATATCATTATACACTAACAAATTCAATCAATCATTTTAGCCAATTGCTTATTGAAAAACCTCTAACAACCTTATTCTTATTATTCACCAAAACATACTGCTACAAAAACTCTTCCTATATTAAATAACACTAAAAAAATATAAGACTAAGATTGAATAACAGATTTTTAAGAAAAGCAAATAGCAACTATCCTTATCATTATGTAATTGAAACTATTCCATCATAGAAAATTTAATAAAGAACGAAGAGGCTACGCCTCATTAAAGATTTCAAGGAAAATAGAAAGTAGAACTTTTCTATTTAATTAAAAAGCACTTGAATAATTTCAAGTGCTTTTTTACTTAGTGCGGATGAAGGGAGTCGAACCCCCACGCCGTTAGGCGCTAGATCCTAAGTCTAGTGCGTCTGCCAATTCCGCCACATCCGCTTATGTGAATTTTACCTTTACAATAATATAACAATTATCTTATTATGTCAAGTAAAATTTTTAATTTTTTCGACTTGTTTTTACAAGTCCATGAGCCACCTGGGATTCGAACCCAGGACACCTGGATTAAGAGTCCAGTGCTCTAGCCAACTGAGCTAGTAGCCCATAAACTGGGTAGGCAGGATTCGAACCTACGCATACTAGAGTCAAAGTCTAGTGCCTTACCGCTTGGCGACTACCCAACAATATAAGGGTGAGTAATGGGATTCGAACCCACGGCCTCAAGAGCCACAATCTTGCGCTCTAACCAGCTGAGCTATACCCACCGTATATTTTTTAAGCAAATAAATAATTAATTGCCTATAGCGTGCCTGCAGGGATTCGAACCCCGGACACGTGGCTTAGAAGGCCACTGCTCTATCCAACTGAGCTACAGGCACATCACAAGTTCAATGCCTTGCTTGTAATTATTGTTAATTACAAGCGGGTGATGGGAATCGAACCCACGT
The sequence above is a segment of the Vallitalea longa genome. Coding sequences within it:
- a CDS encoding alpha/beta-type small acid-soluble spore protein gives rise to the protein MAYNKQATDALNKFKYEIANELNVNLKQGYNGDLTSAQAGSVGGEMVKRMIEKQEQSMSSGGSY
- a CDS encoding ABC transporter ATP-binding protein; amino-acid sequence: MAEKEVLVEIQNLKQYFKLGRKSVVKAVDDVSFKIYKGETFGLVGESGSGKSTTGRTMIRLYDPTGGKVFMEGDRIDGKVPKKVVANVNRNMQMIFQDPMACLNPRMKVEDIIAEGLDIHKLVKNKTERREKIIEMLNIVGLNEQHADRYPHEFSGGQRQRIGIARAMAVEPKFIIADEPISALDVSIQAQVVNLMNELKQKRGLTYLFIAHDLSMVKYISDRIAVMYKGKLMELTTSKQLFEKPLHPYTRSLLSAIPLPDPITERTRRRHAYKPEVEHDYTKNLPKWVEVDPGHFIYGNDEEIEKWNALY
- a CDS encoding ABC transporter ATP-binding protein encodes the protein MNKEKVLQVKDLEISFRTYAGDVQAVRGISFDLFKGETLAIVGESGSGKSVTVKGVMGLLADNGYYKNGHILFEDNDITKMKETHLHSVRGNKMAMIFQDPMTSLDPTMTIGKQIMEVIRLHQKASKLEAFEKAVKLIDMVGIPEPRKRMKQYPHQFSGGMRQRIVIAIALACEPTILIADEPTTALDVTIQAQILDLVKDLQKKIGASVIFITHDLGVVANVADRVAVMYAGKLVEIGTSDEIFYDPRHPYTWGLIGSMPDLETEGALYAIPGTPPNLIKPPTGDAFALRSKYAMEVDFEEQPPLFDITDTHKAATWLLHEYAPEVKPPEVIIKRRERLKEVNN
- a CDS encoding ABC transporter permease — protein: MQLSKEKFKLKKHDFSHVDRISTESISFWKDARRRLRKNKASMVGFYAIIILTLLAIFGPINPINQKNEDGSVFTYDSSPVILDDNGKEIPKKDIAYLPPRIPGLEKLGIFDGHATIERGTFDLVVGLLPNTDEFNDLKSPLKRKELIERLDIPYHPFDINIIDVYEDDKGDLTAKIKILATDEVKEMPFEDLVSEYCIYKPGTFKFLKSYTDQYGVEMIKMDVDYYAVQNIKNRYFWFGTDKMALDLWTRVWVGVRVSLIIALCSLILDFTIGILYGTISGFYGGTKVDTVMMRITEVLGSIPALVLMVIFISISDRIEVLIDSIIPGDQTQSTIRLIILIVAMSLTNWIGVARVVRSQILKLREQEYILASRTLGATKRRLMRKHLFPNIIGQILVMATFSIPGAIFYEAFLTFIGIGLPIPMSSLGVLVNNGYDSFQTIPSMLLIPATIMSIIMLSINLLANGLRDALDPRMR
- a CDS encoding ABC transporter permease, yielding MIRYTIERIILIFVTVLIVVTINFFLLRLMPGSPFANPKITQAQIEMMEAKYGLDDPSYVQYFRYIKNLIVKQDLGVSLKMQDQPVSKLVKMKLPHTVKIGTIALIFGVIVGIFLGAIAAIYRNSFWDNLVTILAVIGVSIPNFVLAAFLQYFFCTKLGWFPYIYNPVDALRKISTWDSLYSSLLPALSLSLYVTSSTMRYMRSELVEVLSSDYILLARAKGFSKPKVIFRHALRNALIPVITIVGPMAVNILTGGVIVEQFFGVPGLGKLLVNGIFSNDYFVILGVNLILSFLYISIILVVDLLYGVIDPRIRLKGGGV
- a CDS encoding peptide ABC transporter substrate-binding protein; protein product: MKKLLALLLVLTMTLSLAACGGKDKEKTTDIDSNESVTEGDKTDAKEPAEDQDDKKVLRLIDVTDIPKLISWQSTDNISFQILGNVLGGLFVKGTDGTPKPEMVDTYDVSEDGLTYTFHLKKGVQWVTNAGEPYGEVTANDFVFAWKKLLDPDQAAQYASLFETCAIKNGATAFKLQNEIVTHDKNAKSLANLKVSNYEDTEEETAQQQYDAAKKELEDKVSNLLADIEKNYGSVDEAKVELANLVETVAISAEDDYTFKVELESVVPYLLDLLCFPSLYPANEKFYNEVGADKYGKTAEDFLYNGAYVFKDWKLGERHYLVKNEHYWDADNVELDAIDSRVILDAKNDTTVNMYLEGEIDRTGLKGENVDKYGSRPDAIVVPDSGIQYLQMNPWNGALTPARKVLQDARARKAVNYAIDKSYITDVVLKNGSVAANYFVPRSFVSSKDHDGKDFREVAQDLYDGKDGYNIYNPEEATKLWNEVMSDLGMTEVTIDLMLGNTEEDKKNATHIKDEMEKNLPGCKVQISTIPWGDRLARTAQGDFIMNWTGWGPDYPDSPTFLEIFMADSEYNNGKYNNPTYDETIRSAKTGELADPANSKERFEKLVELEKILLGDDQVIVPLYQVSGLSLSNPKFKNYVKQQSGCDYVYKWIKIEE
- a CDS encoding DUF3899 domain-containing protein, translating into MKKNAKKIILYIIILTIFSLILSLFDKRINVGSISLYHLMLEKLFLINMIVFIVAGIVFIDDQGTFNVFKYSIKHYRATVSKKYKYTLQKEFSLKSPQDIKKYLKEKYLYAPKKHSSTTLYFYCSIIILIFYILFITL
- a CDS encoding CYTH domain-containing protein, encoding MEIEKKYLITLPMNEITKYPHINIEQGYISTNPVIRIRKTDETCYLTYKSSGLMIREEFEEKISNQQYDHLKTKIDFNPITKQRYLIPLDNSLTVELDVFSGKLKGLIVAEVEFPSKEVANNFKPPSWFIQEVTCNPQFQNSNLCKETNIDFLNIIK